From the Papaver somniferum cultivar HN1 chromosome 2, ASM357369v1, whole genome shotgun sequence genome, the window ACATAAAATATTTACAACATGCTGAAAAAGCCAATAAAAGAAAATTATAGTCTATTGGCTAAAAAGAGAACTAGATATGAGACTtgatggacattaacaaatttactGACCTCGAGAATTGCGTTGATGTCTCCATCACGAGCATTTTCGGAATCACGTTGTCTTGATCCAACACTGTTCGAATTAGAATCGGAAGCATTCTGTTGCTTGTTGCCTGTACTGGATGAATCAAGTCCACTGGCATCTTTTCTAGACAAATGTCCCTGCTTTTCTAATTTTTCTTCCTTGTAAACTTTTCTACGAGGTGGGGAAACCTTTTGCACTTTATCCTCGTCTAGCGAATTATTCGAGTTCTGCGCAGGAGAATATAATCTTTGACCGGATGGACCGCCATAAGTATTTTTCATGTTGGTCCTTTCCCTCTCAAGAGAACTAGAAGCCACCCCACTATCCTCCCTCCCATTAAAGGGGTATGATGGGAGACTAGAAGGTTGTTCCCTCCCATTGTAGAGATATGTCGAGGGTAAACTAGAAGGTTGTTCCCTCCCATTGAAGGGGTTGTTTGTGGGAACACTAGAAGGCTGTTTACCATATTCAGGTATAGAACTGTAGGAagaactttctctctctacaactCTTCTACCTGTTCCCGCTACTCTCGCATCTTGACTTGGTTCATAGTCAACCTCTGAGGGAAGCGGCAGAGAAGGAGCTGATGATGATTCCCTATTTGTAGGTACCGCAGAAACTGCAACCTGATCCTTCTTGGAATTCCCACTCTTGGAGAGACTTTTAACCCTATTCACTCAGCAGTTACCTTCTATTAATCAGATTTGCATACGAGTGTCACTAAGGTATTGAGTTGGTCAACCAAAGATCAAAATAGAGACTTTACCTATCAGCATATCTCAGAGTATTAAGTGTATGTTCGCAAGAACCTGCATTTGGAGAAATGCAAGAGATCATCACAGTCTTTGAGTTGCCAACAAAGGAATCCCGAAGCACCTCTGTGAGTTTGCTTCCACGAAATGGGATATGAATCTGATCATTGTCAAGAGCACGGATACACTCCTTCAGGGCCAAAAGGCTCTTGTTGATCTCAGCCCCTTCAATCCTGCAATGGAGAAGCAGATCAATAAGATCTATCATAACCTAGGGTATGGATGGCAATGAGACTTAACAGAAAAGAAACTCGCCTAGAGCACACGTCTATCAATTGTACTAATAAAAAAACATATGCAGACAGAACTTACCGTGTTTGCTTATCATTATCGGTGGTGTCAGCACCTCGTTCACTACCTGCAAGATCGATAAAAGAGATCTTCCCAACAACCTTCCCAGGCTTAGGTTCATTGGCTTCACTTGGCCTTCTAGATTCTTTTACTTCATTGTGCTTTTTAATCACTAGTTGTAAAATAGCATGAGATCTTGATGATTCTTCATTAGCACCAGTCGATCCCGTACTTCTTGTCCCATTTCCTCTCTcgatatattctttgacaatatgTACATCGGAAACTTCAAACTCCTGCAGCCCAACAATGCAAACCTGTTGCCGACCATCTTCTCTCATGCAGAGTTTTCTGATCAAAACAattttaagatcttaaatatttattAATAGAATTATCTTTCTTAGAAATTTAGAAAATGCTAACATCTAATTAATTTAACAGTTCCAAGAAAGTCATTAGTAAATACGCCGTGCCATTCGAGTAGGGTGTGCAAAACAATTCATTCATGATTATCAGACGGAACAAAAGATGCAAAAGAAAATGGGCACCAACCTTCTTTCGCTGAGAAGATCATAAAGTTTTCCACCATAAATCTCAAAAAAGCTAAGCCACAACTTAAATTTCTGATTACGGTATGTTGGATGATGCAATAACCTAACAATGTCTTCCGCAGCTCTGAGAGGTAATGGTTGCATGGTGAATGTTTTACCACTCCCTAAAATTATAACACGGGCAAGTAGATATCAGAAGTTAATTCAAGAAAGACAACGTGCTGACTTATAGTTAAGGAGGGAAGAAGTATCAGTATCTTTATGTACCAGTTTGGCCATACGCAAAGCATGTTGCTTTAGTTCGCTGAAAAATAGCAGGAATAATAGGCTCTACAGTAACACGATATACCTGCTCAAACAAAAAATATGCAATAACCAAACTTTGTAATTTAAAAAGAAATatggcaaaaaagaaaaaaataactaGAAAAGTAGAAAGTATGACATCGTAACCAAAAACGTTGTAATACAAAAACTCATGCGCAATTACAAAGTATTCACAAAAAACTTAAATCCCTTAAGATGTCTATGCTAATGCTACCTCATCATTGGTTACTTGCTCATCCAAAACAGCATCGAAACGAAATTCATGCTTCTCCTCATATGCAGTCAAGTCCACCTTCACATAAGAACACATATCAGTAATTAAGATTTCCTACATACAAACGACTAACACATTCTGGAGAATAAATGAAACCTTTAGCTTCGGCTCATGGACAGATATGTACGAGTCATCAACGACAGTTACAATATCATCCTCTTTCCGAGACAGCTCCTTTTTGTTTAAAGGTCTTTTACGCACCTGGGATAATAGACGAACAAGACGATAAGACAAGGAGGAAACATGATCATGCGCCTAGTTTGTGTGTAGCTAACTCACCAAAAACCTTGCTTACAAATTAACCATGATTACATTTTTACTTCACTTTAAAAATTAAAAGGAAACAAAGGGTCTTAATAGACCTAGTACAAACACTCTAAAAACCAATTTTTCCATTTTGGGGAAAAAAAGTAGTGGGACACACCCTATAATCCACAGCTTTCAAGTTCACCATGTTTCTGTGAAGGTGCACCAGGTATGCCTTAGTTGTAACTTCTGCTATGTTGACCAGAATGCTACAACTAAATCATAAAGCTCAAAAGACCCATTGAACAATCTCACATTATCTTCTTCAATTTTTCAAGGGAGAGGTTGGCAAAAACTCTGAAAATCAGATAAACTACAATCTAGACATGACCCTAAATATGAACGGTAATGTAATTAGTGTCAATTTCAATGAGCAAGAGAATGGGTTATCAGAAACCAGATAATTTAACCTGCTTGGTTCAAGTAAATGAAATGAATTTGTAATAAGAGGCTTTGAAATAGCATGCAAACACTTAACGTATTGTGTGTTAATTACAATTATATAGCTCAATCAAAACATCAAAGACAGTTCCACCACCATGCTACTGTTCAGACTTCGATTGTATTCAAAGAAATTTCTAAGATGGAAAACAATGCAACATGCAAGGGAACCAGCTTACCACAACTTTAATCTTGGCCAAGTTGCTCTGGTTTGTGCCAATATCTCTTTCGTTAGACTTCATAGGAGCTTCAGCTGGTTGCCTTACTTGTCTACTAGGCACAgcatcaaagtcattatcaaaCCCCCTAGGGTCTGCTGGCATAAATGGCGATGGCTCGAAGGATTCAGACATAACATCCTGTTATACAAACAGCAGATTCTAGTTAGCCCAATCATTTAAATAGCTAGAGTACCTAAAAACCTATTACAAAAACGCATACCTCTGTAAGAAGTTCAGTGTCGTCCATAGCATGAAGATCCAAAAGCCCAGCACCAAATTCACCTCTGAGTTCAGGAGAAAAGAAGCCATCTGATGTCGTTGCGGCTCCTGAACCTTGGGCAGTTGGGGTGTATGGTTCAGAACTAGAGTCCCCATTCAAATTGAGATTCCTCAATAATTTAAACAACTTCTGCTTTTCTTCGGCAGATTGTGCTCCATAACCCTTCAACAATATGAAAACAATCCTATTAGCGCGGTATACAAAATAAGTGTCAAAATACCCACATTTCAAACAACAAGAGAAAATTGTCTTTGCAAAGAACATGATCAAGAAAGAATCCACAATTATAAACATGTACGAAAATACTTTCTTTGCCAAAACTGGCAACATTACACAACAATTTTAGGCTCACCAGTGGGGTTCCTTCTGAGGTCCAGACATAGTAGCCAAACACATCGAGTAAGTGCATGTCCTAAACACGAATCATACTAGAACTATTTCTGAAATACTAAATATACTCGGAATTATTTTCAATACCTGCATCAAGAGGTTTGGTAGGAGCCGGTGATCAATACCCGTGGTAGACGGTGATCCTAAATGCTGCAACCCAGCAGACTGTAGCCACCTTGCCATAACAGCATCACCCGCATCATTTGAAGTTCCCGGTAGGGACCCACCGCCAGGATGGTCATACAGAGCAGCTGCCGCAGCTGCAGCATTACTCTGTTGCATATGGCCACCCATTTGGCGTTGGGAACGTCGTTGCGGCGCCAATTTTTATAACTTTTTAGCAACCACTGTCAACAAATTCAACATTATCAAGTcgaataccaaaaagaaaagaaaattcacaCAGTGAAACCCTAAAAAACTAGTGATCAAGAAAACAAGATATACTCGGCATAAGGTGATAAAATCGAAGACTAAACAAAACAATCTTAGGTTCATTTTTTCAAATCTGCAAATCGAAAGGAAATCCCGATCTAAAATATGAAAATGTAAACGATCCGATTGAACAAATCCATATCCCAATTCAAAATCGAGCTCTAACCTAAAAAGTTTGATGAAATATGTAAATAATAATCAAAGAAGACGAAGAGGAAAAGCAAGACTTACGAGATTCGATCCGAGAACGAAAGGTTATGACTAGTAACAGGTGAAGAGAGTAATGATTGATGTACAGATTGTAAAATCAGATCCAGTAAACAAATGAATAAATCTATGGAATGAagatgaaaaccctaattttaatttgGGGACATGCAATATACAGAACTTGGTTTTTCTCTTTCTGGCAAAGACCTGCACGCGGGAGTACGCTCTCTCTGTCTGTCTCTCTCTCTCGCTCGCTCGTTTGCAGTTGTATTATGGTAAAATACTATTGAAGATAATATACCGGTAGATTAGAAGATACATTTCATAATGTCTCTacaaacaaaaatgaaatatattATATGGGATTTCATTAATTCAGTAAACGGCTAAATGCATTCAAAAGACCAGTATACCCTATCATCTGTTcaatttattttcaaaatataAATTTCCTTTTTGTGATGATGACGGGTGTGAACCAGACACATGTGCGCAAGATTATTTCGTCTGAGTCGGATTCGTCAAGCAATGGAAGGAGGTGCCAGGATTGGAGCAACTAGCTGCCCTCATATGGTGACACGCCCAATACTTCGTGCCCTTTGATTTTTCCCATAGACAATCAGTTGGGTAAATGTCACTCTCGACTCTTGAGTACAAAATACCTATCACATACGCGGCCCGATCGCGTTTGGATTCTCGAAATCAGAAGCGAAAATATTCGGTTTCACCGAAAATTGTTTCTAAAAATTAAAAAGCAACGTATATCTAAACAGGCTATGAGTCTTATGGATAAAAGCAATGGAAATGGTGTGATGTAAAACCGTGGGTAAGTGCAATGGAAATGGTGTGATGTAAAACCGTGGCTAAGTAGTGGAAATGATATCCACGGTTCCCGTTCTTTTTCAACAAACACAAAGAACGTGAAAGGGAATCAAAATTTAGGCGAGACATGAAAAACTTCCCAAACGAGATACTTTGTCTCATTTTTATACTTTTTTTTGGATTTAATACTAATATAAATTTAATAGCGGGATTATTTATGTTCTTTAGAATTACTAAAAACTGAGGAATAATCTCGTTTTATTTTCTCAAGTGACATAAAAAATTTAACTTACATCAATTTTCTCTGCCCATTATAGCACTTATTCGACCCGTCCGACTGACGAAGCAACATTGTTCAAGTTATCCTTTTCTTCTTCCATAAGGGCAAGTCCAATGGGACTACTCAAACATGCACTTTTTCTGTGCCAGGTGGATAGACAAACCGACTTTCATGTAATGGGGAAAATGTTTCACGAGATAAGTTGAGCCGACTTTCCTAGTATGGTAAGAAAACGGCTAATTGTTAATCGACCCCCAACGAATATATTTCATTCCACCTTTATAAACACACTCAATTCACCAATTCTAGACACTTAACTACAATTCATTCTCTATTTTTCCAAAATATCTTTTAATTTCTTAAATATGCTTTTTTGTTTCATTCATTATGGATCGTAATACAGAAAATGACGAAGCGCAAATATTAGCGGAAACATTTTTCGAACAACAAGCGTTTATGCAGCACTTGGATCAAATGGATGCATATTCAGATGATGAGAAAACGATCACCAACACCATGTTATAGTTATACATGGGAAAAGTTCTGCGAGATTGAtcacagtcgtatgcgtcaaaaataatttcactttctcacttcaATTAGAtgtaaatatagtatgtgataagaaagagtttgttcccacagagaggcttttgttgttaaacaatttcagtttcttagtaaccaagaggggtttttgattttatcaaagcaataaaaatgaactgaaagcAAATGAAATaaatggaataatcaataaggaggagATATtgatcatgggatagtatcattcacaaacatgtattttcatcaatgactagaattgatattttaatctctcatttatttaaaagtcctaagataccttgatggaaagaatatcccgctaattccctgatttcatcacaaccacattaaaagatgcatatgtgaattctacctagaaagcaacctaaagtgtaaaagcacaattaagtttaactccctaagagcattaagttttatggaataagactagtcaaagcaaccgaacgtgtaaaagcatagttcgatttaactaaggttatgattcatatgtgattagtaggatatatcactacaagcactactcacatttatgctacttgtaatcaggaatttatcactctTTCGTATAAcaaaacctaatctagcaatagaaatgaagaccaatctaattgatttcggactcaatcaaactagcacttaaatcatgcaacaatattaacaatgaatcataaacaataaagttgaggcaaaactaatccattgatttaaatatcatgcttgagaaaaatcaacttttatcccataaccaataattgtgtttagttactcataataatgaa encodes:
- the LOC113350269 gene encoding kinesin-like protein KIN-13A encodes the protein MGGHMQQSNAAAAAAALYDHPGGGSLPGTSNDAGDAVMARWLQSAGLQHLGSPSTTGIDHRLLPNLLMQGYGAQSAEEKQKLFKLLRNLNLNGDSSSEPYTPTAQGSGAATTSDGFFSPELRGEFGAGLLDLHAMDDTELLTEDVMSESFEPSPFMPADPRGFDNDFDAVPSRQVRQPAEAPMKSNERDIGTNQSNLAKIKVVVRKRPLNKKELSRKEDDIVTVVDDSYISVHEPKLKVDLTAYEEKHEFRFDAVLDEQVTNDEVYRVTVEPIIPAIFQRTKATCFAYGQTGSGKTFTMQPLPLRAAEDIVRLLHHPTYRNQKFKLWLSFFEIYGGKLYDLLSERRKLCMREDGRQQVCIVGLQEFEVSDVHIVKEYIERGNGTRSTGSTGANEESSRSHAILQLVIKKHNEVKESRRPSEANEPKPGKVVGKISFIDLAGSERGADTTDNDKQTRIEGAEINKSLLALKECIRALDNDQIHIPFRGSKLTEVLRDSFVGNSKTVMISCISPNAGSCEHTLNTLRYADRVKSLSKSGNSKKDQVAVSAVPTNRESSSAPSLPLPSEVDYEPSQDARVAGTGRRVVERESSSYSSIPEYGKQPSSVPTNNPFNGREQPSSLPSTYLYNGREQPSSLPSYPFNGREDSGVASSSLERERTNMKNTYGGPSGQRLYSPAQNSNNSLDEDKVQKVSPPRRKVYKEEKLEKQGHLSRKDASGLDSSSTGNKQQNASDSNSNSVGSRQRDSENARDGDINAILEEEDALIAAHRKEVEDTMEIVREEMKLLDDVSQPGSLIDNYVSQLSYVLSRKAASLVSLQARLARFQHRLKEQEILSRKRVPR